From a region of the Halolamina sp. CBA1230 genome:
- the fen gene encoding flap endonuclease-1 has protein sequence MGNADLRDVAAIEDVSFDSLSGSVVAVDAHNWLYRYLTTTVKFTADSVYTTADGDEVANLVGVVQGLPKFFEHDVTPVFVFDGGVTDLKSDEVERRREQREQAEQRRQEAEEAGEAVEAARLDARTQRLTDTIHETTRGLLDRLDVPYIEAPAEGEAQCAHMAAVDDVDYAGSEDYDTMVFGAPRTLRQLTSKGDPELMDLGKTLEKHDITYEQLVDVALLMGTDFNEGVSGYGPKTAVTAIKEHGDVWGVMEADDVYVENADRIRELFFDPPVTDEYEIDLDVDPDIDAAKRYVTEAWEVDADEVERGFERIEESLVQTGLDDWT, from the coding sequence CGGCCATCGAGGACGTGTCCTTCGACTCGCTCTCGGGGAGCGTCGTCGCCGTCGACGCACACAACTGGCTCTACCGCTACCTGACGACGACGGTGAAGTTCACCGCCGACTCGGTGTACACCACCGCCGACGGCGATGAGGTCGCGAACCTCGTCGGCGTCGTGCAGGGGCTGCCGAAGTTCTTCGAGCACGACGTGACGCCGGTGTTCGTGTTCGACGGCGGCGTCACCGACCTCAAGAGCGATGAGGTCGAGCGCCGGCGCGAACAGCGCGAGCAGGCCGAACAGCGCCGGCAGGAGGCCGAGGAGGCCGGCGAAGCCGTCGAAGCCGCACGACTGGACGCCCGCACCCAACGCCTGACCGATACGATCCACGAGACCACCCGCGGGCTGCTCGACAGGCTCGACGTGCCGTACATCGAGGCGCCGGCGGAGGGGGAGGCGCAGTGTGCCCACATGGCCGCCGTCGACGACGTGGACTACGCCGGCAGCGAGGACTACGACACGATGGTGTTCGGCGCGCCGCGGACGCTGCGCCAGCTCACCTCGAAGGGCGACCCGGAGCTGATGGATCTCGGGAAGACGCTGGAGAAACACGATATCACCTACGAACAGCTCGTCGACGTGGCGCTGCTGATGGGGACGGACTTCAACGAGGGCGTCAGCGGCTACGGCCCCAAGACGGCAGTCACGGCGATCAAGGAACACGGCGACGTCTGGGGTGTGATGGAGGCCGACGACGTGTACGTCGAGAACGCCGACCGGATCCGGGAGCTGTTTTTCGACCCGCCGGTCACCGACGAGTACGAGATCGACCTCGACGTCGACCCCGACATCGACGCCGCGAAACGGTACGTGACCGAGGCGTGGGAGGTCGACGCCGACGAGGTCGAACGCGGCTTCGAGCGGATCGAGGAGTCGCTGGTCCAGACCGGGCTCGACGACTGGACGTAG
- a CDS encoding BolA family protein — protein sequence MDPDELESIIEAEIPEAEATVDLPRAHHDRNHQDAHFAAVVVSPAFEDETLVEQHQMVYDAVGDAMTDSVHALEIETYTPEEYAERKEE from the coding sequence ATGGACCCGGACGAACTCGAATCGATCATCGAGGCCGAGATCCCGGAGGCGGAGGCGACGGTCGACCTCCCCCGCGCCCACCACGACCGGAACCACCAGGACGCCCACTTCGCCGCGGTCGTCGTCTCCCCCGCCTTCGAGGACGAGACGCTGGTCGAACAGCACCAGATGGTGTACGACGCGGTCGGCGACGCGATGACCGACAGCGTCCACGCGCTGGAGATCGAGACGTACACGCCCGAGGAGTACGCCGAGCGGAAGGAGGAGTAG
- a CDS encoding aspartate ammonia-lyase has protein sequence MSEDYRTEEDSLGEVQVPADAYWGAQTQRAVENFPISDIVFGRRFVRALGVVKKAAARANRDLGHLDDETANTIVAAADEVIDGEHDDQFPVDVFQTGSGTSSNMNANEVIANRAAEIAGSEVGERVVHPNDHVNFGQSSNDVIPTAMHVAALEAVDSDLIPALETLRDELAAKEDEFDGVVKTGRTHLQDATPVRLGQEFGGYRTQVEKGLDRLESARPHLEELALGGTAVGTGLNTDPEFPELAAEYISEETGLGFREADDHFEAQAAHDAMSEAHGALRVVAGSLNKIANDLRLLASGPRNGLGEIEQPENQPGSSIMPGKINPVVAEAVNQVHKQVVGNDAAVSAGAAEGQIDLNLYKPVIAHNFLESAELLANSSETFAEKFVAKLEANEEHCEAQVERSMALATALNPAIGYDKASKVAKQALAEGKSVKEVAVAEGYLTEEEAEEVLDPEKMTHRGILGDED, from the coding sequence ATGAGCGAGGACTACCGAACTGAGGAGGACAGCCTCGGCGAAGTGCAGGTGCCCGCGGACGCCTACTGGGGCGCGCAGACCCAGCGTGCGGTCGAGAACTTCCCCATCTCCGACATCGTGTTCGGCCGACGGTTCGTCCGCGCGCTCGGCGTCGTGAAGAAGGCCGCCGCGCGGGCCAACCGCGATCTGGGTCACCTCGACGACGAGACCGCCAACACCATCGTCGCCGCCGCCGACGAAGTGATCGACGGCGAGCACGACGATCAGTTCCCCGTCGACGTGTTCCAGACCGGTTCCGGCACCTCCTCGAACATGAACGCCAACGAGGTGATCGCCAACCGCGCCGCCGAGATCGCCGGCAGCGAGGTGGGCGAACGCGTCGTCCACCCCAACGACCACGTCAACTTCGGGCAGTCCTCCAACGACGTGATCCCGACCGCGATGCACGTCGCCGCGCTGGAGGCCGTCGATTCGGACCTGATCCCCGCGCTGGAGACGCTGCGCGACGAACTGGCCGCGAAGGAGGACGAGTTCGACGGCGTCGTCAAAACCGGCCGCACCCACCTGCAGGACGCCACGCCCGTCCGCCTCGGCCAGGAGTTCGGCGGCTACCGCACGCAGGTCGAGAAGGGGCTGGACCGACTGGAGAGCGCCCGCCCACATCTCGAGGAACTCGCACTCGGCGGGACCGCGGTCGGAACGGGGCTCAACACCGACCCCGAGTTCCCGGAACTCGCCGCGGAGTACATCAGCGAGGAGACCGGCCTCGGCTTCCGTGAAGCGGACGACCACTTCGAGGCCCAGGCCGCCCACGACGCGATGAGCGAGGCCCACGGCGCGCTGCGTGTCGTCGCGGGCAGTCTGAACAAGATCGCCAACGACCTCCGCCTGCTCGCCTCCGGGCCGCGGAACGGGCTCGGCGAGATCGAGCAGCCCGAGAACCAGCCCGGGAGTTCGATCATGCCTGGGAAGATCAATCCCGTCGTCGCCGAGGCGGTGAACCAGGTCCACAAGCAGGTCGTGGGCAACGACGCCGCCGTCTCCGCGGGCGCCGCGGAGGGCCAGATCGACCTGAACCTCTACAAGCCCGTCATCGCGCACAACTTCCTCGAGTCCGCCGAACTGCTTGCGAACAGCTCCGAGACGTTCGCCGAGAAGTTCGTCGCGAAGCTGGAGGCGAACGAGGAGCACTGCGAGGCCCAGGTCGAGCGCTCGATGGCGCTGGCGACGGCGCTCAACCCGGCGATCGGCTACGACAAGGCGTCGAAGGTGGCGAAGCAGGCGCTCGCGGAGGGGAAGTCCGTGAAGGAGGTGGCTGTGGCTGAGGGGTACCTGACCGAGGAGGAGGCCGAGGAAGTGCTGGATCCGGAGAAGATGACCCACCGCGGGATCCTGGGCGACGAGGACTGA
- the gatE gene encoding Glu-tRNA(Gln) amidotransferase subunit GatE yields MSDDARDYEELGLVAGLEIHQQLDTETKLFCDSPTELREPEEATHTITRELHPTRSELGELDEAAMEESRVDRTFEYLAYDTTCLVEEDDEPPARIDEEALSVAMSIADLLDADVVDQAHVMRKLVIDGSNTSGFQRSMLLAQNGEIRTDEGSVGIVDVMLEEESAQRVAETDEGVRYSLDRLGIPLVEIGTAPDIRSPEQAHEAAEHIGMLLRSTGSVKRGLGTIRQDVNVSIADGARVEIKGVQALGDIRDIVAGEVDRQVELLEIRDELEARDAAVGEVVDVSETFADTDSGVIRGALDSDGEVLAVPLYGFDGLVGRELQPDRRLGTELSDHAKRAGAGGIFHTDELPAYGVTGAEVEALREAVDAGPNDAVAIVAADSDVAGQAIEAAADRARSAIEGVPEETRGANDDGTTRYLRPLPGAARMYPETDVPPVEPDPSDVETPELLTERVERYAEEFGLDEGLAEQVAFGRRMVLFEEAVEEGVDPTFAASTLESTLTELRRDGVDVEAIRDDALLSTLLLVEEGELPKEGVNPVLTALAADPELTPEEAMEEEGVGGVSEDEVREAVQEVVERNAEQVEEEGMGAFSGLMGECMGALRGQAGGDLVSEVLREEIQKRA; encoded by the coding sequence ATGAGCGACGACGCCCGCGACTACGAGGAGCTCGGCCTCGTGGCCGGCCTGGAGATCCACCAACAGCTCGACACCGAGACCAAGCTGTTCTGCGACTCGCCCACGGAACTCCGCGAACCGGAGGAGGCGACCCACACGATCACCCGGGAGCTCCACCCGACCCGGAGCGAACTCGGCGAGCTCGACGAGGCGGCGATGGAGGAGAGCCGCGTCGACCGCACGTTCGAGTATCTCGCCTACGACACCACCTGTCTGGTCGAGGAGGACGACGAGCCGCCTGCCCGCATCGACGAGGAGGCGCTTTCGGTCGCGATGAGCATCGCGGACCTGCTCGACGCCGACGTGGTCGATCAGGCTCACGTGATGCGCAAACTGGTGATCGACGGCTCGAACACCTCGGGGTTCCAGCGCTCGATGCTGCTCGCCCAGAACGGCGAGATCCGGACCGACGAGGGCAGCGTGGGTATCGTCGACGTGATGCTGGAGGAGGAGTCCGCCCAGCGCGTCGCGGAGACCGACGAGGGCGTGCGCTACTCGCTCGACCGCCTCGGCATCCCGCTCGTGGAGATCGGCACCGCGCCGGACATCCGTTCGCCCGAGCAGGCCCACGAGGCCGCCGAGCACATCGGGATGCTCCTGCGCTCGACCGGCTCCGTGAAGCGCGGGCTCGGCACGATCCGGCAGGACGTGAACGTCTCCATCGCCGACGGCGCCCGCGTCGAGATCAAGGGCGTGCAGGCGCTGGGCGACATCCGCGACATCGTCGCCGGCGAAGTCGACCGCCAGGTCGAACTGCTCGAGATCCGCGACGAACTCGAAGCCCGGGACGCCGCCGTGGGCGAGGTCGTCGACGTGAGCGAGACGTTCGCGGACACCGACTCGGGCGTGATCCGCGGCGCGCTCGACTCCGACGGCGAGGTGCTCGCGGTCCCGCTGTACGGCTTCGACGGGCTCGTCGGGCGCGAACTCCAGCCCGACCGCCGGCTCGGTACCGAACTCTCCGACCACGCCAAGCGCGCCGGCGCGGGCGGCATCTTCCACACCGACGAACTGCCGGCCTACGGCGTGACCGGGGCGGAGGTCGAAGCCCTCCGCGAGGCCGTCGACGCCGGGCCGAACGACGCGGTCGCCATCGTCGCCGCCGACAGCGACGTGGCCGGGCAGGCCATCGAGGCCGCCGCCGACCGCGCCCGGAGCGCCATCGAGGGCGTGCCCGAGGAGACCCGCGGCGCGAACGACGACGGGACGACGCGCTACCTCCGGCCGCTCCCCGGCGCGGCGCGGATGTACCCCGAAACCGACGTGCCGCCCGTGGAACCCGACCCCAGCGACGTGGAGACGCCAGAACTCCTGACCGAGCGCGTGGAGCGCTACGCCGAGGAGTTCGGGCTGGACGAGGGGCTGGCCGAGCAGGTCGCGTTCGGCCGCCGGATGGTGCTGTTCGAGGAGGCGGTCGAGGAAGGGGTCGACCCCACGTTCGCCGCCTCGACGCTGGAGTCGACGCTGACGGAACTCCGCCGCGACGGCGTCGACGTGGAGGCGATTCGGGACGACGCGCTGCTTTCGACGCTGCTGCTCGTCGAGGAAGGCGAACTGCCGAAGGAGGGGGTCAACCCCGTGCTGACCGCGCTCGCCGCCGATCCCGAACTCACGCCCGAGGAAGCGATGGAGGAGGAGGGCGTCGGCGGCGTGAGCGAGGACGAGGTCCGCGAGGCGGTCCAGGAGGTCGTCGAGCGCAACGCCGAGCAGGTCGAGGAGGAGGGGATGGGGGCGTTCTCCGGGCTCATGGGCGAGTGTATGGGCGCGCTGCGCGGGCAGGCCGGCGGCGACCTCGTGAGCGAGGTGCTGCGCGAGGAGATCCAGAAGCGAGCCTGA
- a CDS encoding Lrp/AsnC family transcriptional regulator — MDERDVRLLKAISDLGTGSPERLHEETDIPVSTIHYRLNNLREDGVIENDLYDLDLDELGLGVTVVVEVLADYSGSHEQLSDRLLAIEGVTEAYFTMGETDFVVVARLPDSDDVERLIRAFEDVEEVDRTDSTFVIKSLRDGQRPLESYSLDTLVEMLADE, encoded by the coding sequence ATGGACGAACGCGACGTGCGCCTGCTGAAGGCGATCTCCGACCTCGGCACCGGCAGCCCCGAACGACTCCACGAGGAGACGGATATCCCCGTCTCGACGATCCACTACCGGCTGAACAACCTCCGGGAGGACGGCGTGATCGAGAACGACCTGTACGACCTGGACCTCGACGAACTGGGGCTGGGCGTCACGGTCGTCGTGGAAGTGCTCGCGGACTACAGCGGCTCCCACGAGCAGCTGAGCGACCGTCTGCTCGCGATCGAGGGAGTCACGGAGGCGTACTTCACGATGGGCGAGACCGACTTCGTCGTCGTCGCGCGGCTGCCCGACAGCGACGACGTGGAACGGCTCATCCGCGCGTTCGAGGACGTCGAGGAGGTCGACCGCACCGACTCGACGTTCGTGATCAAGTCGTTGCGGGACGGCCAGCGACCGCTGGAGAGTTACTCGCTCGATACGCTGGTGGAGATGCTCGCCGACGAGTAG
- a CDS encoding DMT family transporter: MFVSLASIWGGSFVAIEMGLGSVPPLWFAGLRYLLAGLVISVVAAATGRFRPQDRSEWLSIGLTGGFVVAGYHGLLYLGTAVVSGSISSVIVSLNPVLTTVAAGMLLADETPGASDALGLLFGLAGVVVIANPGGSGVPLSGVALVFVGVTMFASGSVGLRALDPDLPAASLQGWSMLLGSTMLAGGAVLRGEQFPMGVASGESALPFVYLVFGAAVVGYLIYFDLLSRIGPVRVNYVAYLEPVTAAMVAWAVLGRAPTATTATGFLLVACGFALATVNDPLKRLGLRSEGIVYSDLSENGSVEVHYAD; the protein is encoded by the coding sequence TTGTTCGTTTCCCTCGCGTCGATCTGGGGCGGGTCGTTCGTCGCGATCGAGATGGGGCTGGGATCGGTGCCGCCGCTGTGGTTCGCGGGGCTGCGCTACCTGCTCGCCGGGCTGGTGATCTCCGTCGTCGCCGCGGCGACCGGCCGGTTCCGGCCACAGGACCGGTCAGAGTGGCTCTCGATCGGCCTCACCGGCGGGTTCGTCGTCGCCGGCTACCACGGGCTGCTCTACCTCGGGACGGCCGTCGTTTCCGGCTCCATCTCGTCAGTGATCGTCAGCCTCAACCCGGTGTTGACGACCGTCGCCGCCGGCATGCTGCTGGCCGACGAGACCCCCGGCGCGAGCGACGCGCTTGGGCTGCTGTTCGGCCTCGCGGGCGTCGTCGTGATCGCGAACCCCGGCGGGAGCGGGGTGCCGCTCTCGGGCGTCGCGCTGGTGTTCGTCGGCGTCACGATGTTCGCGAGCGGCTCCGTGGGGCTGCGTGCGCTGGACCCCGACCTCCCGGCGGCGTCGCTCCAGGGCTGGTCGATGCTGCTCGGCTCGACGATGCTCGCCGGGGGGGCCGTCCTCCGGGGTGAGCAGTTCCCGATGGGCGTCGCCAGCGGCGAGTCCGCGCTGCCGTTCGTCTACCTGGTGTTCGGCGCCGCGGTCGTGGGATATCTGATCTACTTCGACCTGCTCTCACGGATCGGGCCAGTCCGGGTGAACTACGTCGCCTACCTCGAGCCGGTCACCGCGGCGATGGTCGCGTGGGCGGTGCTCGGCCGCGCGCCGACGGCGACCACCGCGACGGGGTTCCTGCTCGTCGCCTGCGGGTTCGCGCTGGCGACGGTCAACGACCCGCTGAAACGGCTCGGCCTGCGCTCGGAGGGGATCGTGTACAGCGACCTCTCCGAGAACGGCAGCGTTGAGGTCCACTACGCCGACTAA
- a CDS encoding MaoC family dehydratase: MTTYFDDIAVGDTDEFGSYDVTEEEILKFAGQYDPQPFHTDPDAAAETIYGGLIASGWHTCAMTMRLLVDGHFDDSAAMGARGVEELRFPRPVRPGDSLSVRTEILEKSVDSADRGTVRVRSETVTDDDELVLSMISEVMYARR; encoded by the coding sequence GTGACCACCTACTTCGACGACATCGCCGTCGGCGACACCGACGAGTTCGGCAGCTACGACGTGACCGAGGAGGAGATCCTGAAGTTCGCCGGGCAGTACGACCCGCAGCCGTTCCACACCGACCCGGACGCCGCGGCCGAGACGATCTACGGCGGGCTCATCGCCTCCGGCTGGCACACCTGCGCGATGACGATGCGGCTGCTCGTCGACGGCCACTTCGACGACAGCGCGGCGATGGGCGCCCGAGGCGTCGAGGAACTGCGCTTCCCGCGGCCGGTCCGCCCGGGCGACTCGCTCTCGGTCCGAACGGAGATACTCGAGAAATCGGTCGATTCTGCGGACCGCGGAACCGTGCGGGTTCGCTCGGAGACGGTGACCGACGACGACGAGTTGGTGCTCTCGATGATCAGCGAGGTGATGTACGCTCGACGGTAG
- a CDS encoding RNA methyltransferase has translation MSEERASEEGPGDGGDAGRTPDISVCIVDAQTPGNVGTIARAMKNFGVEDLLLVDPPEIEPDGEAYGFAGHARQDVLPGAEEITFDELCANYHTVGFTAITGEDSRKHVRFPYSTPEDLVEELRGVDSPVALVFGREDKGLSNEELGRLDQVASIPADPEYPVMNLGQAATVTLYELRKLTLEQSGSQLPDTEPHRADPEEVERLHDYWDEFLTAMGHREHKHEKTQRMFRRLVGRANATDREVTTLLGVLRRATDQLEERQELLDELDEEDELRR, from the coding sequence ATGAGCGAGGAGCGCGCTTCCGAGGAGGGACCGGGCGACGGGGGCGACGCCGGGAGAACCCCCGACATCTCGGTCTGTATCGTCGACGCCCAGACGCCCGGCAACGTCGGCACCATCGCCCGAGCGATGAAGAACTTCGGCGTCGAGGACCTGCTGCTGGTCGATCCGCCCGAGATCGAACCCGACGGCGAGGCGTACGGGTTCGCGGGCCACGCCCGCCAGGACGTGCTCCCCGGCGCCGAGGAGATCACGTTCGACGAGCTCTGTGCGAACTACCACACGGTCGGCTTCACCGCGATCACGGGCGAGGACAGCCGCAAGCACGTCCGGTTCCCCTACAGTACGCCCGAAGACCTCGTCGAGGAGCTCCGCGGCGTCGACAGCCCGGTCGCGCTCGTGTTCGGGCGCGAGGACAAGGGGCTCTCGAACGAGGAGCTCGGCCGGCTGGATCAGGTTGCCTCGATCCCTGCCGACCCGGAGTACCCCGTGATGAACCTCGGCCAGGCCGCGACCGTGACGCTGTACGAACTCCGGAAACTCACGCTCGAACAGTCCGGCAGCCAACTGCCGGACACCGAGCCCCACCGTGCCGACCCCGAGGAGGTCGAACGCCTCCACGACTACTGGGACGAGTTCCTGACGGCGATGGGGCACCGCGAACACAAACACGAGAAGACCCAGCGGATGTTCCGGCGGCTCGTCGGGCGCGCGAACGCCACCGATCGTGAGGTCACCACGCTACTGGGTGTGCTCCGGCGCGCGACTGACCAACTCGAGGAACGACAGGAGCTCCTCGACGAACTGGACGAGGAGGACGAGCTCCGGCGCTGA
- a CDS encoding growth inhibitor, with the protein MTVYEPTDVVYGDDPFKGADAARPWLVVSNFEERPFHGEQYVALTLTTRSWLDGLIELREEHWEYGGTPEQSRIVPWSVQSVDADDIDRWQGRITREPFERAVDALIDELR; encoded by the coding sequence GTGACTGTCTACGAACCGACCGACGTGGTGTACGGCGACGACCCGTTCAAAGGTGCCGACGCCGCTAGACCGTGGCTCGTCGTCTCGAACTTCGAGGAACGTCCGTTTCACGGCGAGCAGTACGTCGCGCTCACGCTTACAACGAGGTCGTGGCTCGATGGGCTGATCGAACTTCGGGAGGAACACTGGGAGTACGGCGGAACCCCGGAGCAGAGTCGGATCGTCCCGTGGAGCGTTCAGTCGGTGGACGCCGACGACATCGATCGCTGGCAGGGACGGATCACTCGGGAGCCGTTCGAACGAGCCGTCGACGCGCTGATCGACGAACTCCGCTGA
- a CDS encoding helix-turn-helix domain-containing protein has product MSIDRETFESASEEELAELSDPERVLGFLAANDDRAFEAREIAARVDLEPGAVSTALSRLKERGLVEHKATYWAVTDDEGRLTDHAGYERATELFNEQLGEEDEQRWREHAPDEPHPGADDS; this is encoded by the coding sequence ATGTCCATCGACAGGGAGACGTTCGAGTCGGCGAGCGAGGAGGAGCTCGCGGAGCTCTCCGATCCCGAGCGTGTACTCGGCTTCCTCGCCGCCAACGACGACCGCGCGTTCGAGGCCCGCGAGATCGCCGCCCGGGTCGACCTCGAACCGGGCGCCGTGAGCACGGCGCTCTCGCGGCTCAAAGAGCGTGGGCTCGTCGAGCACAAGGCGACCTACTGGGCAGTCACCGACGACGAGGGACGACTGACGGATCACGCCGGCTACGAGCGCGCGACCGAACTGTTCAACGAGCAGTTGGGCGAGGAAGACGAACAGCGCTGGCGGGAACACGCTCCGGACGAACCGCATCCGGGGGCCGACGATTCGTGA
- a CDS encoding acyl-CoA thioesterase produces the protein MTDLLDTYIENRERVQPTDANNYGTAHGGNVTKWMDEVGALSAMRFAGETCVTASIDQMDFERPIPVGETTVIRSYVYEAGRTSVKVNLEAYREEPRSGERKKTTESYFVFVAVDEEGKPQEVPELTAETERAERLRRKALDGRDD, from the coding sequence ATGACCGACTTACTCGACACGTACATCGAGAACCGCGAGCGCGTCCAGCCCACCGACGCCAACAACTACGGGACGGCCCACGGGGGCAACGTCACGAAGTGGATGGACGAGGTGGGCGCGCTGTCGGCGATGCGGTTCGCGGGCGAGACCTGCGTCACCGCTTCGATCGACCAAATGGACTTCGAGCGCCCCATCCCCGTCGGCGAAACGACAGTGATCCGGTCGTACGTCTATGAGGCGGGGCGAACGAGCGTCAAAGTCAACCTCGAAGCGTACCGCGAGGAGCCCCGCTCCGGGGAGCGGAAGAAGACCACCGAGTCGTACTTCGTGTTCGTCGCGGTCGACGAGGAGGGCAAGCCCCAGGAGGTGCCGGAACTGACGGCCGAGACCGAACGCGCGGAGCGGCTCCGGCGGAAAGCGCTCGACGGCCGGGACGACTAA
- a CDS encoding DHH family phosphoesterase, with amino-acid sequence MSTGVSISSMSSYAILGCGSVGHAVAESLDAEGKDVLILDKDEDRVEALRDQDLNAVVQDIAAPDVVDAVADRDVVLILASDVEANKAAVETIRKRDDDQFLVVRASDPVSGDELRELGADVVINPSEVIADSALRTLESGEMEYKARQLAEILRNADGDLAILTHHSPDPDSIASAVALRAIAESYDVDADILYDGDIGHQENRAFVNLLGIELTEREDAPALSSYGALALVDHMKSGELDIDATIDVFIDHYEPEEEIDAAFVDVRPNVSSTSTILTKYLQEFDISPSEEVATALLYGIRAETLDFKRDTTPADLTAAAYLYPFADHETLEQVESPSMSPETLDVLAEAIQNREVQGSHLVSNAGFIRDRDALTQAASHLLNLEGITTTAVFGIAEDTIYLSARSKDIRLNIGKVLQDAFGDIGEAAGHSTQASVEIPLGVFGGIETTEENRDTLLSLAEEAVRRKLFEAMGVEGETANGS; translated from the coding sequence ATGAGCACCGGGGTCAGCATCTCCTCGATGTCGTCGTACGCCATCCTCGGCTGCGGGAGCGTGGGCCACGCCGTCGCCGAGTCGCTCGACGCCGAGGGGAAGGACGTCCTCATCCTCGACAAGGACGAGGACCGCGTCGAGGCGCTGCGCGACCAGGACCTCAACGCGGTCGTGCAGGACATCGCTGCCCCCGACGTCGTCGACGCCGTCGCGGACCGGGACGTGGTGCTGATCCTCGCTTCCGACGTGGAGGCGAACAAGGCCGCCGTCGAGACGATCCGGAAGCGCGACGACGACCAGTTCCTCGTCGTCCGCGCCTCCGACCCCGTCAGCGGTGACGAGCTCCGGGAGTTGGGTGCCGACGTGGTGATCAACCCCTCCGAGGTGATCGCCGACTCCGCGCTGCGCACGCTCGAATCGGGCGAGATGGAATACAAGGCCCGCCAGCTCGCGGAGATCCTGCGCAACGCCGACGGCGACCTCGCGATCCTGACCCACCACAGCCCCGACCCCGACTCCATCGCCAGCGCGGTCGCGCTGCGGGCGATCGCCGAGAGCTACGATGTCGACGCCGACATCCTCTACGACGGCGACATCGGCCACCAGGAGAACCGCGCGTTCGTGAACCTCCTCGGGATCGAACTCACCGAGCGCGAGGACGCGCCCGCACTCTCCTCCTACGGTGCGCTCGCGCTGGTCGACCACATGAAGAGCGGCGAACTGGACATCGACGCCACGATCGACGTGTTCATCGACCACTACGAGCCCGAGGAGGAGATCGACGCCGCGTTCGTCGACGTGCGGCCGAACGTCTCCTCGACGTCGACGATCCTGACGAAGTACCTGCAGGAGTTCGACATCTCTCCGAGCGAGGAGGTCGCTACCGCACTCCTGTACGGGATCCGCGCGGAGACGCTGGACTTCAAACGCGACACCACGCCCGCGGATCTCACCGCCGCCGCCTACCTCTACCCGTTCGCGGACCACGAGACGCTGGAACAGGTCGAGTCGCCGTCGATGTCGCCCGAGACGCTGGACGTGCTCGCCGAGGCGATCCAGAACCGCGAGGTGCAGGGGAGCCACCTCGTCTCCAACGCGGGGTTCATCCGCGACCGCGACGCGCTCACGCAGGCTGCGTCACACCTGCTGAACCTGGAGGGGATCACCACAACCGCGGTGTTCGGCATCGCGGAGGACACGATCTACCTCTCGGCGCGCTCGAAGGACATCCGGCTCAACATCGGGAAGGTGCTCCAGGACGCGTTCGGCGACATCGGCGAGGCCGCCGGCCACTCGACGCAGGCCAGCGTGGAGATTCCGCTGGGCGTGTTCGGCGGGATCGAGACGACCGAGGAGAACCGCGACACGCTGCTCAGCCTTGCCGAGGAGGCGGTTCGACGCAAGCTGTTCGAGGCGATGGGTGTCGAGGGCGAAACCGCGAACGGATCCTGA
- a CDS encoding PRC-barrel domain-containing protein, giving the protein MNVDSQEITALVGREVYSNNGVFVGEVEDVRLDLGAEEVTGLALSDLNTELFQGNVEGGKGVMVPYRWVRAVGDVILINDIIERLRGPEESEETLA; this is encoded by the coding sequence ATGAACGTGGATTCCCAAGAGATCACCGCGCTCGTGGGGCGGGAGGTCTACTCCAACAACGGCGTCTTCGTCGGCGAAGTCGAGGACGTCCGCCTCGATCTCGGCGCCGAAGAGGTGACTGGGCTCGCGCTGTCGGATCTGAACACGGAGCTGTTTCAGGGGAACGTCGAGGGGGGGAAGGGCGTGATGGTCCCGTACCGCTGGGTACGCGCGGTCGGCGACGTGATCCTCATCAACGACATCATCGAGCGTCTCCGCGGTCCGGAAGAGAGCGAAGAAACGCTGGCGTAG